The following coding sequences are from one Streptomyces sp. NBC_00536 window:
- a CDS encoding tetratricopeptide repeat protein, with the protein MSAEPPRADPPHDEAPHDEPPRAERADGDGGLDRAEALHDLGRFAQAAALVGAHLAEHPDDGRALILLARCRRSLGDPAGALRCVDEALRVAPDDTYAWLVRVDTLTKLGRFAEAEQAAHRCIALSPLFWGGHHCLAVVLEQGGQRGRRKEAYDAARRATELEPQAPAAHFMVGLLAHRLGDRATARLAYETTLRLDPENSEAHNNLATLHMRRSWFSRAAWTRAAEGFVDSAALDRDDRHARHNLEAMAWGVAAGARWPALIGFVLAIGSRAPQDAGDTARTAVTATVAVLLVGLWAGWVLWQRGKISPRLRRPMLLTARACPPVVAMAVPVAVMALCSVVVLALPGLGAGLVGGLAFPVFWGLILTYWISRAALNRRSPSRRP; encoded by the coding sequence ATGAGCGCCGAGCCGCCCCGAGCCGACCCGCCCCACGACGAGGCGCCCCACGACGAGCCGCCCCGCGCGGAGCGGGCCGACGGCGACGGCGGCCTCGACCGCGCCGAGGCACTGCACGACCTCGGCCGCTTCGCGCAGGCCGCGGCGCTCGTCGGCGCCCATCTGGCCGAACACCCCGACGACGGAAGGGCGTTGATCCTGCTCGCCCGCTGCCGCCGCTCGCTCGGAGATCCGGCCGGCGCGCTGCGATGCGTCGACGAAGCCCTGCGCGTCGCACCCGACGACACCTACGCATGGCTCGTACGGGTCGACACCCTCACCAAGCTGGGCCGGTTCGCCGAGGCCGAACAGGCCGCGCACCGCTGCATCGCGCTCAGCCCGCTCTTCTGGGGTGGCCACCACTGCCTCGCGGTCGTCCTGGAACAGGGTGGACAGCGCGGCCGCCGCAAGGAGGCGTACGACGCCGCCCGGCGCGCCACCGAGCTGGAACCCCAGGCCCCGGCGGCCCACTTCATGGTCGGACTGCTCGCCCACCGCCTCGGCGACCGGGCCACCGCCCGGCTCGCCTACGAGACCACCCTCCGCCTCGATCCGGAGAACAGCGAGGCCCACAACAACCTGGCCACGCTCCACATGCGGCGCAGCTGGTTCAGCCGCGCCGCCTGGACCCGCGCCGCCGAGGGGTTCGTCGATTCCGCCGCCCTCGACCGGGACGACCGGCACGCCCGGCACAACCTGGAGGCCATGGCCTGGGGGGTCGCGGCCGGAGCCCGCTGGCCCGCCCTGATCGGATTCGTGCTCGCCATCGGCTCCCGGGCTCCGCAGGACGCCGGAGACACCGCCCGGACCGCCGTCACCGCGACCGTGGCGGTGCTGCTCGTGGGGCTGTGGGCGGGCTGGGTGCTGTGGCAGCGCGGCAAGATCTCCCCGAGGCTGCGGCGCCCGATGCTGCTCACCGCGCGCGCCTGCCCGCCGGTGGTCGCGATGGCCGTGCCGGTGGCGGTGATGGCCCTGTGCTCGGTGGTCGTCCTGGCCCTTCCGGGGCTCGGCGCCGGACTGGTCGGCGGGCTGGCCTTCCCGGTCTTCTGGGGGCTGATCCTCACGTACTGGATCAGCCGAGCGGCACTGAACCGGCGCTCACCGTCCCGGCGGCCATGA
- a CDS encoding tetratricopeptide repeat protein: protein MTGQPTVRPPRHGRDPLAEQGMALVDLGRADRALEVLGRRLAEDPEDLFARVWFARAHFQLRDYQQAYDATAEVLVRDPEHYDAYFVRSFCLRRVGRYADALDMMERAVRIDPDNWLARAGRAELLMLADPQRPDEAWEEARAAARLGPEERWVLEVLLYVATETGRAEAAEEARKTLLGTDPGNTFAVPYLARREADKPGTSAARAADTFAAALAAVPGSADLRSGLDAAVYRMLRGTRWLALACLAIAAAALDVFPTEGEVPKALPLPIGMRLWALALMSAVWGFGAWRRYRRMRLGARLSVRPLIAREPWARVVLGQAAWATLAGVLLAVVPWTARGVPQVVFWTGLVPALVTVLHDRKKIK from the coding sequence GTGACCGGGCAGCCCACCGTCAGGCCGCCGCGGCACGGGCGGGACCCGCTCGCCGAGCAGGGCATGGCCCTGGTCGATCTGGGCCGCGCCGACCGGGCCCTGGAGGTGCTCGGGCGCCGGCTGGCCGAAGACCCCGAAGACCTCTTCGCCCGGGTCTGGTTCGCCCGCGCCCACTTCCAGCTCCGGGACTACCAGCAGGCATACGACGCCACCGCCGAGGTGCTCGTCCGCGACCCCGAGCACTACGACGCCTACTTCGTCCGCTCCTTCTGCCTGCGCCGGGTCGGCCGCTACGCCGACGCGCTGGACATGATGGAACGCGCCGTCCGGATCGACCCGGACAACTGGCTCGCACGCGCCGGACGCGCCGAACTCCTCATGCTCGCCGACCCGCAGCGCCCCGACGAGGCCTGGGAGGAGGCGCGCGCCGCCGCCCGCCTCGGCCCCGAGGAGCGGTGGGTCCTCGAAGTGCTGCTCTACGTCGCCACCGAGACGGGACGCGCGGAGGCCGCCGAGGAAGCCCGCAAGACCCTGCTCGGCACGGACCCGGGCAACACCTTCGCCGTGCCCTACCTCGCCCGCCGCGAGGCCGACAAACCCGGGACCAGCGCGGCCCGGGCCGCCGACACCTTCGCCGCCGCGCTGGCCGCCGTACCCGGCTCGGCCGACCTGCGCTCCGGGCTTGACGCCGCCGTCTACCGGATGCTGCGCGGCACCCGCTGGCTCGCCCTCGCCTGCCTGGCCATCGCCGCGGCCGCCCTCGACGTCTTCCCGACCGAGGGCGAGGTGCCCAAGGCCCTGCCGCTGCCGATCGGCATGCGGCTGTGGGCGCTCGCCCTGATGAGCGCCGTCTGGGGCTTCGGCGCCTGGCGCCGCTACCGGCGGATGCGGCTCGGCGCGCGCCTGAGCGTGCGCCCGCTGATCGCCCGCGAGCCGTGGGCCCGGGTGGTGCTCGGCCAGGCGGCCTGGGCGACGCTCGCCGGAGTGCTGCTCGCCGTCGTCCCGTGGACCGCTCGCGGCGTTCCGCAGGTGGTGTTCTGGACCGGACTCGTCCCGGCCCTGGTGACCGTCCTCCACGACCGGAAGAAGATCAAATGA
- a CDS encoding ATP-binding protein, with the protein MSDESPLIRSLRTAVAAAPEDVPLRLHLAEMLLAAGRPDAAVAEAAVALQYAPADADVRALMVRAMGLPPAGPAAPPAAPATPGTPAAAPRFDWAAAEQDLDGVVGPRFVADSGAGAGAEDGRERPLTSDGAGGPDGDDADSPWDIDAPGTVRLADVGGMQDVKDRLEAAFLAPMRNPELRKLYGKSLRGGLLLYGPPGCGKTFIARAVAGELGASFMSISLSDILDMWIGRSEKNVHDIFETARRQAPCVVFLDELDALGAKRSRTAHSGLRNVVNQLLTELDGVGSGAHEGVFVLAATNVPWDVDIALRRPGRLDRTLLVLPPDAAAREAILHYHLRERPIEGVDLGKLAKATEDFSGADLAHVCETAAETALLDSARTGTVRMIGMKDLLSAAKQIRPSSEPWFASARNVAMFANDGGMYDDLLAYLKKKRKL; encoded by the coding sequence ATGTCCGACGAGTCCCCCCTGATCCGGAGCCTGCGCACGGCGGTCGCCGCCGCGCCCGAGGACGTTCCCCTGCGCCTGCACCTCGCCGAGATGCTGCTCGCCGCGGGCCGCCCCGACGCCGCCGTGGCGGAGGCCGCCGTCGCCCTCCAGTACGCGCCCGCGGACGCCGACGTCCGCGCCCTGATGGTCCGTGCGATGGGCCTCCCGCCCGCCGGACCCGCGGCCCCGCCCGCCGCCCCGGCCACCCCCGGGACCCCCGCGGCCGCCCCCCGCTTCGACTGGGCCGCCGCGGAACAGGACCTCGACGGGGTCGTCGGCCCCCGCTTCGTGGCGGACTCCGGTGCCGGTGCCGGTGCCGAGGACGGCCGCGAACGGCCCCTCACCAGCGACGGCGCGGGCGGCCCGGACGGAGACGACGCCGACTCCCCCTGGGACATCGACGCGCCCGGGACCGTACGCCTCGCCGACGTCGGCGGCATGCAGGACGTCAAGGACCGGCTCGAAGCGGCCTTCCTCGCGCCCATGCGCAACCCGGAACTGCGCAAGCTCTACGGCAAGAGCCTGCGCGGCGGCCTGCTCCTCTACGGCCCGCCCGGCTGCGGCAAGACCTTCATCGCCCGCGCCGTGGCGGGCGAACTCGGCGCGAGCTTCATGTCCATCTCGCTCTCCGACATCCTCGACATGTGGATCGGCCGGTCCGAGAAGAACGTCCACGACATCTTCGAGACCGCCCGCCGTCAGGCGCCCTGCGTGGTCTTCCTCGACGAACTGGACGCCCTCGGCGCCAAGCGCAGCCGCACGGCCCACAGCGGTCTGCGCAATGTCGTGAACCAGCTGCTCACCGAACTCGACGGGGTCGGCAGCGGCGCCCACGAGGGGGTCTTCGTCCTCGCCGCCACCAACGTCCCCTGGGACGTGGACATCGCCCTGCGCCGCCCGGGCCGGCTCGACCGCACCCTGCTCGTGCTGCCGCCGGACGCCGCCGCCCGCGAGGCGATCCTCCACTACCACCTGCGCGAACGCCCCATCGAAGGCGTCGACCTGGGCAAACTCGCCAAGGCCACGGAGGACTTCTCCGGCGCGGACCTCGCCCACGTCTGCGAGACGGCCGCCGAGACCGCCCTGCTCGACTCCGCACGCACCGGCACCGTCCGCATGATCGGCATGAAGGACCTGCTCTCCGCCGCGAAGCAGATCCGCCCCTCCAGCGAGCCCTGGTTCGCCTCCGCCCGCAACGTGGCCATGTTCGCCAACGACGGCGGCATGTACGACGACCTGCTCGCCTACCTGAAGAAGAAGCGCAAGCTGTGA
- a CDS encoding SDR family NAD(P)-dependent oxidoreductase, producing MAVPASTPATTPVTVVTGGSRGIGAATCLRLAADGHHLALGYVHDTVAAEATAAKVRAAGGRCVTVRVDTSEEADVDRLFDRARAELGTVTGLVNNAGVTGPLGRLADARTEDLRRVLDVNLLGYLLCCRRAARDMAASGGGAIVNVSSAAATLGAPGDYVHYAASKAGTDALTVGLSKELGADGIRVNAVAPGIIDTDMHAAMGDPDRAARSGPGIPLGRPGRPGEVAAAIAWLLSADASYTTGTVLRVSGGR from the coding sequence ATGGCAGTTCCGGCCAGCACCCCCGCCACCACTCCGGTCACCGTCGTCACCGGGGGCAGCAGGGGCATCGGAGCGGCGACCTGCCTGCGCCTGGCCGCCGACGGACACCACCTGGCCCTCGGTTACGTCCACGACACCGTCGCCGCCGAAGCCACCGCGGCGAAGGTGCGGGCGGCCGGCGGACGGTGCGTGACCGTGCGCGTGGACACCTCCGAGGAGGCCGACGTGGACCGGCTGTTCGACCGGGCGCGGGCCGAACTCGGCACGGTGACCGGGCTGGTCAACAACGCGGGGGTGACGGGGCCGCTGGGCCGCCTCGCGGACGCGCGCACCGAGGACCTGCGGCGGGTGCTGGACGTGAACCTGCTCGGGTACCTGCTGTGCTGCCGCCGGGCCGCCCGCGACATGGCCGCCTCGGGCGGCGGGGCGATCGTCAACGTCTCCTCGGCCGCCGCCACGCTCGGGGCGCCCGGGGACTACGTCCACTACGCGGCCAGCAAGGCCGGTACCGACGCCCTGACCGTGGGCCTGTCCAAGGAACTCGGCGCGGACGGGATCCGGGTGAACGCGGTGGCGCCCGGCATCATCGACACCGACATGCACGCGGCGATGGGCGACCCGGACCGCGCGGCCCGCTCGGGCCCCGGGATCCCCCTGGGACGTCCGGGCCGGCCCGGGGAGGTGGCGGCGGCGATCGCCTGGCTGCTGTCCGCCGACGCCTCGTACACGACGGGCACGGTCCTGCGCGTCTCCGGCGGCCGCTGA
- a CDS encoding peptidoglycan-binding domain-containing protein: MPHHPDENGPVIDDRLLVRPYVAHGGRPSRRAAPHRTGAPPWPRHTPEPAPAPAPRAEAATAAVPTAAPAPAPEPPTAGRREHGTRNSLVVLALLALLTTGTLLALLHSPPDDPPRPVSPPAAAGPRLLGRSPGAEEPAASSTGSVRPSAPAPSASAPAASGSPSPGRSPSSGGPVVERPPTPTAPTGGGTLRPGDSGAEVRTLQERLFAQGFTYVSVSGVYDEQTRRGVRQFQRDRGLTGDPSGIYGPRTRAAMDGS; this comes from the coding sequence CCTCGTGCGCCCCTACGTCGCCCACGGCGGGCGGCCGTCCCGCCGGGCGGCCCCGCACCGCACGGGCGCCCCGCCCTGGCCGCGGCACACCCCGGAGCCCGCACCGGCCCCCGCCCCGCGCGCCGAGGCGGCGACCGCGGCCGTGCCGACAGCGGCACCAGCACCGGCACCGGAACCGCCCACGGCCGGGCGGCGCGAACACGGCACGCGCAACTCGCTGGTGGTCCTCGCCCTCCTCGCGCTCCTCACCACGGGCACCCTGCTGGCCCTGCTCCACTCCCCGCCCGACGACCCGCCGCGCCCGGTGAGCCCGCCCGCGGCGGCCGGTCCCCGGCTGCTGGGCCGCAGCCCCGGCGCCGAGGAGCCCGCCGCGTCCTCGACCGGGTCCGTACGCCCTTCCGCGCCCGCCCCGTCGGCCTCCGCCCCGGCGGCTTCCGGCAGCCCGTCACCGGGCCGCTCCCCGTCGTCCGGGGGGCCCGTCGTCGAGCGGCCCCCGACGCCGACCGCCCCGACGGGCGGCGGCACCCTGCGGCCCGGCGACTCCGGGGCCGAGGTGCGCACCCTGCAGGAACGGCTCTTCGCGCAGGGGTTCACGTACGTCTCCGTCTCGGGCGTGTACGACGAGCAGACCCGGCGCGGCGTCAGGCAGTTCCAGCGCGACCGCGGCCTGACCGGCGACCCCTCGGGCATCTACGGCCCCCGGACCCGCGCCGCGATGGACGGCAGCTAG